From Bacillus oleivorans:
AGCAAGTGATAGGGGATTATAAACTTGAAAAGGATGTGCATGAGGTTCGATATAACCTGGTACAAGCAATGAATCCGTACAGTCGATTATTTCACATTCTTCTAAGCGTTCAGGCAGTTTTTCTCCAACATAAACGATGCGATCCTGATAAATCCATATTTGTCCGCTTAACCATTTTTTTAAATATGGGTGCAAATACCGAGCGTTTTTTAATAAAAGGGTAGGGGATTTTGCTCCATCGATGATAGAGGTATGTTCTCTATGCTGTTTAATTCTCCAGTTGTTAATATGATTCATCTTCTTTCGACTCCCCCTTTTGGCATATAGCTTTTAGTCATATACTATCATATTTTGAATATTAACGCATTAAAGAATCGAAATTTTTCTAAATTAAGGAAGGTGAAAGCTATGTTTCAAGTCAAACCAAATATCGGCATACTGAACGCCCTTGTTCGAATCACTTTCGGATTAACCCTTTTATCATGGGTAACCGCAAAATTAGTCAAACAGCCTTGGAGAGAGTCATATTTAATCGTCGCTATATTAGCAGCCATGAAGGTGGGAGAAGGAATCGTTCGCTACTGTCCTGTCACTGAGTTAATTAAAAATGGCATTCAGGCTGGCAGCGCGCAAGACGAAGAAGAGGACTATGTAATCTAATGATTTTCTTAATTTGACGTTGGACAACCTATTCTGAAATAAGGGGATGTTACCGAATGTTTTGGGAATATCTAATGGATATGTCCTTTGTATTAATTTCTATCATTGGAGGAATTGTAGCTTTGCTTTTCGTATACATTCACAGATCTAAAAAACGGGCTCGGCAATAAAATCATTAAACA
This genomic window contains:
- a CDS encoding YgaP family membrane protein: MFQVKPNIGILNALVRITFGLTLLSWVTAKLVKQPWRESYLIVAILAAMKVGEGIVRYCPVTELIKNGIQAGSAQDEEEDYVI
- a CDS encoding EYxxD motif small membrane protein — its product is MSFVLISIIGGIVALLFVYIHRSKKRARQ